Proteins from one Canis lupus familiaris isolate Mischka breed German Shepherd chromosome 26, alternate assembly UU_Cfam_GSD_1.0, whole genome shotgun sequence genomic window:
- the SUSD2 gene encoding sushi domain-containing protein 2 isoform X1, which yields MRPLVLLWALLLLATAPGPGPRPAAAPPPGAQGSCSHRCGDRDGSCSCHPTCSGLGTCCSDFRDFCLEVSPYSGSMMGGKDFQVQHLTWFIPTDGVICRFKESIQTLGYVDSSGHVHCVSPLLYETGHIPFTLSMDNGRSFPRSGTWLAVHPSKVSETEKSQLENETLWQYYGTAGTTDNLTVTWEPSALPTRSVTIELWGYEETGKPYSGEWTAKWSYLYSLATSIPNSGFFTFTPKPAPPNFQRWEVGALRIISSRYYAGEKDVQALWSNEHALAWHLGEDFRADPKAWARAQCLAWEQLEDQLPNFLEELPDCPCTLAQARADSGRFHTDYGCDIERGSVCTYHPGAVHCVRSVQASPRFASGQQCCYTEAGSLLLTADSTGGSTPDRGHDWGAPPFRTPPRVPGLSHWLYDVVSFYHCCLWAPECSRYMRRRPSSDCRSYRPSRLASAFGDPHFITFDGASFSFNGRGEYVLLEAELTNLRVQGRAQPRTTPEGPQDRGTGLTAVAVQEGNSDVVEVRLAGGAGVLQVLLNQEVLSFTEQSWMDLKGMFLSVAAGDSVSIMLSSGAGLEVSVQGPFLSVTVLLPEKFLTHTQGLLGTLNDDPTDDFVLRDGNVLPPKASSRELFRFGADWAVRNTSSLLTYDSWFLVNNFLYQPKHDYTFQPLFPEETTPNPSQAAEAAKLCGDNYFCIFDVMATGSLSVGNATRMAHQWHQHRAQSLQPVTSCGWLAPPPNGRKEGTRYLSGSTVYFHCDSGYSLVGAEVSTCQADGIWSRPTPMCQPARSYTVLLSIIFGGLAVVAVVALVYVLLRHRKGNMAIWGSQP from the exons ATGAGGCCGCTCGTGCTGCTCTGGGCTCTGCTGCTGCTCGCCACGGCCCCCGGCCCAGGCCCCCGGCCTGCAGCAG CGCCTCCTCCAGGTGCCCAGGGGAGCTGCTCCCACCGCTGTGGAGACCGGGATGGGTCGTGCTCCTGCCACCCCACCTGCTCTGGCCTGGGCACCTGCTGCTCCGACTTCCGGGACTTCTGCCTGGAAGTCTCGCCCTACTCAGGCTCCATGATGGGGGGCAAGGACTTCCAAGTACAGCACCTCACCTGGTTCATCCCCACTGACGGCGTGATCTGCAG GTTTAAGGAGAGCATCCAGACCCTCGGGTACGTGGACTCCTCTGGACACGTGCACTGCGTGTCACCCCTGCTGTATGAGACAGGCCACATCCCCTTCACGCTCTCGATGGACAACGGTCGCTCCTTTCCGCGCTCGGGGACCTGGCTGGCTG TGCACCCCAGCAAAGTGTCGGAGACGGAGAAGAGCCAGCTGGAGAACGAGACCCTCTGGCAATACTACGGCACCGCCGGCACCACGGACAACCTCACCGTGACCTGGGAGCCCTCGGCTCTGCCCACGCGGTCTGTCACCATCGAGCTCTGGGGCTACGAGGAGACAG GGAAGCCATATTCAGGGGAGTGGACAGCAAAGTGGTCATACCTGTACTCCCTGGCCACCAGCATCCCCAACTCTGGCTTCTTCACCTTCACTCCCAAACCTGCCCCTCCAAACTTCCAGCGATGGGAAGTGGGTGCGCTTCGGATCATCAGCAGCAGATACTACGCAGGGGAGAA ggacgTGCAGGCGCTCTGGAGCAATGAGCACGCGCTGGCCTGGCACCTGGGCGAGGACTTCCGGGCGGACCCCAAGGCCTGGGCCCGAGCCCAGTGCCTGGCCTGGGAGCAGCTGGAAGACCAACTGCCCAACTTCCTGGAGGAACTGCCTGACTGCCCCTGCACCCTGGCCCAGGCCCGCGCTGACTCTGGCCGCTTCCAc ACGGACTACGGCTGTGACATTGAGCGCGGCAGCGTGTGCACCTACCACCCTGGGGCCGTGCACTGTGTGCGCTCCGTGCAAGCCAG CCCCCGGTTCGCCTCCGGCCAGCAGTGCTGCTACACGGAGGCCGGCAGCCTGCTCCTGACGGCCGACTCCACCGGCGGCAGCACCCCGGACCGCGGCCACGACTGGGGCGCGCCCCCCTTCCGCACACCACCCCGCGTGCCCGGCCTGTCCCACTGGCTCTATGACGTCGTCAGCTTCTACCACTGTTGCCTCTGGGCGCCCGAGTGCTCCCGATACATGCGGCGGCGGCCCTCCAGCGACTGTCGCAGCTACCGGCCGTCGCGCCTCG CCTCCGCATTCGGGGACCCGCACTTCATCACCTTCGACGGTGCCAGCTTCTCGTTCAACGGGCGCGGCGAGTACGTGCTGCTGGAGGCCGAGCTGACCAATCTGAGGGTGCAGGGGCGGGCGCAGCCCAGGACGACGCCGGAGG GCCCGCAGGACCGAGGCACGGGGCTCACGGCCGTGGCCGTCCAGGAGGGCAACTCCGACGTGGTGGAGGTCCGGctggccggcggggcgggggtccTGCAGGTGCTGCTGAACCAGGAGGTGCTCAGCTTCACGGAGCAGAGCTGGATGGACCTGAAGG GTATGTTCCTGTCTGTCGCTGCCGGGGACAGCGTATCCATCATGCTGTCATCGGGGGCTGGCCTGGAGGTCAGCGTCCAGGGTCCCTTCCTGAGTGTGACTGTCCTCCTGCCTGAGAAGTTCCTCACCCACACGCAAGGCCTTCTCGGGACACTGAATGATGACCCCACGGACGACTTCGTGCTGCGCGACGGGAATGTCTTGCCCCCTAAGGCCAGCTCCCGAGAGCTGTTCCGCTTCGGGGCCGACT GGGCTGTGAGGAACACCTCGTCCCTGCTCACCTACGACTCCTGGTTCCTGGTCAACAACTTCCTGTACCAGCCCAAGCATGACTACACCTTTCAGCCCCTGTTCCCCGAGGagaccacccccaaccccagccagGCCGCCGAGGCGGCTAAGTTGTGTGGAGACAACTATTTCTGCATATTCGACGTGATGGCCACTGGGAGCCTGAGTGTGGGCAATGCCACGCGGATGGCCCACCAGTGGCACCAGCATCGTGCTCAGAGCCTGCAGCCTG TGACATCCTGCGGCTggctggccccgccccccaaTGGACGCAAGGAGGGTACCAGGTACCTGTCGGGCTCCACTGTCTACTTTCACTGCGACAGCGGCTACAGCCTGGTTGGGGCAGAGGTCAGCACCTGCCAGGCTGATGGCATCTGGTCGAGGCCCACCCCGATGTGCCAGCCAG CTCGGAGCTACACGGTGCTGCTGAGCATCATCTTTGGAGGCCTGGCGGTGGTGGCCGTGGTCGCGCTCGTCTATGTGCTGCTGCGCCATAGGAAGGGCAACAT GGCCATCTGGGGTTCACAGCCCTGA
- the SUSD2 gene encoding sushi domain-containing protein 2 isoform X2, whose translation MRPLVLLWALLLLATAPGPGPRPAAGAQGSCSHRCGDRDGSCSCHPTCSGLGTCCSDFRDFCLEVSPYSGSMMGGKDFQVQHLTWFIPTDGVICRFKESIQTLGYVDSSGHVHCVSPLLYETGHIPFTLSMDNGRSFPRSGTWLAVHPSKVSETEKSQLENETLWQYYGTAGTTDNLTVTWEPSALPTRSVTIELWGYEETGKPYSGEWTAKWSYLYSLATSIPNSGFFTFTPKPAPPNFQRWEVGALRIISSRYYAGEKDVQALWSNEHALAWHLGEDFRADPKAWARAQCLAWEQLEDQLPNFLEELPDCPCTLAQARADSGRFHTDYGCDIERGSVCTYHPGAVHCVRSVQASPRFASGQQCCYTEAGSLLLTADSTGGSTPDRGHDWGAPPFRTPPRVPGLSHWLYDVVSFYHCCLWAPECSRYMRRRPSSDCRSYRPSRLASAFGDPHFITFDGASFSFNGRGEYVLLEAELTNLRVQGRAQPRTTPEGPQDRGTGLTAVAVQEGNSDVVEVRLAGGAGVLQVLLNQEVLSFTEQSWMDLKGMFLSVAAGDSVSIMLSSGAGLEVSVQGPFLSVTVLLPEKFLTHTQGLLGTLNDDPTDDFVLRDGNVLPPKASSRELFRFGADWAVRNTSSLLTYDSWFLVNNFLYQPKHDYTFQPLFPEETTPNPSQAAEAAKLCGDNYFCIFDVMATGSLSVGNATRMAHQWHQHRAQSLQPVTSCGWLAPPPNGRKEGTRYLSGSTVYFHCDSGYSLVGAEVSTCQADGIWSRPTPMCQPARSYTVLLSIIFGGLAVVAVVALVYVLLRHRKGNMAIWGSQP comes from the exons ATGAGGCCGCTCGTGCTGCTCTGGGCTCTGCTGCTGCTCGCCACGGCCCCCGGCCCAGGCCCCCGGCCTGCAGCAG GTGCCCAGGGGAGCTGCTCCCACCGCTGTGGAGACCGGGATGGGTCGTGCTCCTGCCACCCCACCTGCTCTGGCCTGGGCACCTGCTGCTCCGACTTCCGGGACTTCTGCCTGGAAGTCTCGCCCTACTCAGGCTCCATGATGGGGGGCAAGGACTTCCAAGTACAGCACCTCACCTGGTTCATCCCCACTGACGGCGTGATCTGCAG GTTTAAGGAGAGCATCCAGACCCTCGGGTACGTGGACTCCTCTGGACACGTGCACTGCGTGTCACCCCTGCTGTATGAGACAGGCCACATCCCCTTCACGCTCTCGATGGACAACGGTCGCTCCTTTCCGCGCTCGGGGACCTGGCTGGCTG TGCACCCCAGCAAAGTGTCGGAGACGGAGAAGAGCCAGCTGGAGAACGAGACCCTCTGGCAATACTACGGCACCGCCGGCACCACGGACAACCTCACCGTGACCTGGGAGCCCTCGGCTCTGCCCACGCGGTCTGTCACCATCGAGCTCTGGGGCTACGAGGAGACAG GGAAGCCATATTCAGGGGAGTGGACAGCAAAGTGGTCATACCTGTACTCCCTGGCCACCAGCATCCCCAACTCTGGCTTCTTCACCTTCACTCCCAAACCTGCCCCTCCAAACTTCCAGCGATGGGAAGTGGGTGCGCTTCGGATCATCAGCAGCAGATACTACGCAGGGGAGAA ggacgTGCAGGCGCTCTGGAGCAATGAGCACGCGCTGGCCTGGCACCTGGGCGAGGACTTCCGGGCGGACCCCAAGGCCTGGGCCCGAGCCCAGTGCCTGGCCTGGGAGCAGCTGGAAGACCAACTGCCCAACTTCCTGGAGGAACTGCCTGACTGCCCCTGCACCCTGGCCCAGGCCCGCGCTGACTCTGGCCGCTTCCAc ACGGACTACGGCTGTGACATTGAGCGCGGCAGCGTGTGCACCTACCACCCTGGGGCCGTGCACTGTGTGCGCTCCGTGCAAGCCAG CCCCCGGTTCGCCTCCGGCCAGCAGTGCTGCTACACGGAGGCCGGCAGCCTGCTCCTGACGGCCGACTCCACCGGCGGCAGCACCCCGGACCGCGGCCACGACTGGGGCGCGCCCCCCTTCCGCACACCACCCCGCGTGCCCGGCCTGTCCCACTGGCTCTATGACGTCGTCAGCTTCTACCACTGTTGCCTCTGGGCGCCCGAGTGCTCCCGATACATGCGGCGGCGGCCCTCCAGCGACTGTCGCAGCTACCGGCCGTCGCGCCTCG CCTCCGCATTCGGGGACCCGCACTTCATCACCTTCGACGGTGCCAGCTTCTCGTTCAACGGGCGCGGCGAGTACGTGCTGCTGGAGGCCGAGCTGACCAATCTGAGGGTGCAGGGGCGGGCGCAGCCCAGGACGACGCCGGAGG GCCCGCAGGACCGAGGCACGGGGCTCACGGCCGTGGCCGTCCAGGAGGGCAACTCCGACGTGGTGGAGGTCCGGctggccggcggggcgggggtccTGCAGGTGCTGCTGAACCAGGAGGTGCTCAGCTTCACGGAGCAGAGCTGGATGGACCTGAAGG GTATGTTCCTGTCTGTCGCTGCCGGGGACAGCGTATCCATCATGCTGTCATCGGGGGCTGGCCTGGAGGTCAGCGTCCAGGGTCCCTTCCTGAGTGTGACTGTCCTCCTGCCTGAGAAGTTCCTCACCCACACGCAAGGCCTTCTCGGGACACTGAATGATGACCCCACGGACGACTTCGTGCTGCGCGACGGGAATGTCTTGCCCCCTAAGGCCAGCTCCCGAGAGCTGTTCCGCTTCGGGGCCGACT GGGCTGTGAGGAACACCTCGTCCCTGCTCACCTACGACTCCTGGTTCCTGGTCAACAACTTCCTGTACCAGCCCAAGCATGACTACACCTTTCAGCCCCTGTTCCCCGAGGagaccacccccaaccccagccagGCCGCCGAGGCGGCTAAGTTGTGTGGAGACAACTATTTCTGCATATTCGACGTGATGGCCACTGGGAGCCTGAGTGTGGGCAATGCCACGCGGATGGCCCACCAGTGGCACCAGCATCGTGCTCAGAGCCTGCAGCCTG TGACATCCTGCGGCTggctggccccgccccccaaTGGACGCAAGGAGGGTACCAGGTACCTGTCGGGCTCCACTGTCTACTTTCACTGCGACAGCGGCTACAGCCTGGTTGGGGCAGAGGTCAGCACCTGCCAGGCTGATGGCATCTGGTCGAGGCCCACCCCGATGTGCCAGCCAG CTCGGAGCTACACGGTGCTGCTGAGCATCATCTTTGGAGGCCTGGCGGTGGTGGCCGTGGTCGCGCTCGTCTATGTGCTGCTGCGCCATAGGAAGGGCAACAT GGCCATCTGGGGTTCACAGCCCTGA